A portion of the Deinococcus cellulosilyticus NBRC 106333 = KACC 11606 genome contains these proteins:
- a CDS encoding helix-turn-helix transcriptional regulator yields the protein MQNPTDARHGPPVSIGQYLTLELTSRQQTLQGFTRQLGCPEDLLQHIMEGQRPLTADLALKIERCWGISMKLLLDLQHEHQQWSAASQTGPERDCSPEVG from the coding sequence ATGCAAAATCCAACAGACGCCAGGCACGGTCCCCCCGTGTCCATCGGTCAATATTTGACATTAGAACTCACCAGCAGACAGCAAACCCTCCAGGGCTTCACCCGACAGCTGGGATGCCCGGAAGACCTCCTCCAGCACATCATGGAAGGCCAGAGGCCCCTCACCGCTGACCTGGCCCTCAAGATCGAACGTTGCTGGGGGATCAGCATGAAACTCTTGCTGGACCTGCAGCACGAACACCAACAGTGGAGTGCCGCCAGCCAGACTGGCCCTGAACGTGACTGCTCCCCAGAGGTCGGCTGA